AGGTTCACCATTGAAGCCGTGCCAGCCGGAATTAGAATCGATCCGGAGTGAAACAAAAAGCCGGCTTTCTTCCATTATGGAAAACAAACGGGTAATGAGGTTGTGCGGCAAAAGCAGATTTCCTTTCGCATATTTTGGTAACCGTACATTGTCGCTTTACATCGTAAAGTGTTATTTGTGTAGAGGGAATGAACGCTGAATGACATCGCTTCAGGAACATGCTAGAAAATTCTGGGAATTTTCAGTTTACGCAGAAATTGGCCACAGAAGATAAGGAGACTGACAACGTTTCGCCATATTGAAATTGGGGGATTGTGTTCAACGCACCAGGCACTGAATAGATGAACGGCAGTCTTTGTAAAGCTCCCGTTGTCCTCTACCTTAATTTCCTTATCGCGGAGCTCGTTGTCCTACTCAAGATGGTCGTCGCTAAAGTGGTTTTGACGGACTGCTAGGCACTCGATTCGGTAGACAAACGTAATAATTTAGGTTCTTTGTTATCCGTGATAAATGGTTACTTCGCAATAATTGAATGCTTCGTAAACATGAGACTGAGGCTGTCATCTAAATAATACGAAGCTTAGTGCCAATCATCGCAAAAGACACTACCTAGAGAGTCCAGCACAAAGTCTTTTAATGGAGGTATTCACGATGCACTAAAGGCACTTACCTGATAAATATAGCAAGTATTTATTGTATTAAAGTTTTGGCGATTATTGGATTTATTTCTAAAAAAATTCTTATGTTTCTTAATTTGCAAGTATTAACTTTTCATATCCTTTGATAACTCTGCTTTAATCAATTAaatgttaattaatttaatatctAATTAGTAATGATTTTACGACAGAATGCCATGTGACAGAACGTtgtgaaaggaaaaataagATTAATAACGAAAAGCTCCCTAATCAATAGaattaaatttataattttaaaacTCTAACATATATTACCATGTAGAGCAGTGGTCTTGTATCAGGGGAGGGGAATTGTATGTTGTCTGGATGTTCTATGTAATTTTACTACATGTGTGCTTAGTGATTGGTAATTTTATTACAGTGACAGCAGTGTCCGTAAATAAGAATGAACACTATTTCATCCTTCAAATATTTCcattatttgaatttttattgtagttttttatgtttgttatgCGGGCAGCCCGTGCACAGTCTGCTACTTTTCAATGCACCCCGCATGCTAATATGAGTTTGAGACCCCTGATATAGAGCGTTGCCAAATCAGCTGCAACTCTTCCTGACATATAGAAGCCCGCTGTTGTTAACATGCAGATGAATTTTCACTCTCTTTAAGTGAAAGTCGCATAAGCATGTTCATACTAATCCCACTAAATGCCCATATCACTCTGACTGTTTAGTGGTATCATAAAGGTGTTTCCAGGTTGTCCTATCTCTCTGTGATATATGGGGTGGCCAACTTCTACGCATTTGAATTATTTCCAACGCATGTGCTTAGAAAGACTCTAAAAGAGAGACTCATCAATCTCTCTTAGTATTAAGTATAGTTTGTAATTCAGCAGAGTAGGAATGTCATCAACGACGTAACATAAATATTTTCGTTATGAAGGTTCATTCGCTAACTTGTTTTGCTCAGAACTGGCTTCGTTCACGTTTTTATGCATTCAATATTCTACAAACGCTATTTTGTTGCAATAAAAACCCTTTCCGCATATGACGATTGTTCAGAATGAAATCCATTCTATTGTTTCAACAGAAAGAGTGTAATGTTTTTGTCTGAACATTTAAAACTCCGTACTTCGTAAAACTTTAACTACTATGCTCTGCCGTGGATCGAGTAAGCGCAAAATAATCGTAATTTAATATGTTATTGCCAACGAAGATCGACTAGTTTCATTATGTTATCAAGATAAAAACAGTAATGTAACAATACTTACAACGCGGATGATTTTTAGCTATCTAGGTGTTGGTGTACAGCAGGTCGTCCCAAAACagaaataaatatattttgcAAACAATCAGTGTGAAATGAGGTCATGAATAAAGCACCATTTTTGTCTCGCGACGCAGAAGCTTTATAATAACGGCAAGTGCCTTGCTTGGGAACGGCGGCCGAAAATAATTCACAAGATATTTTATacaatataaatatattttaatattttccttATGATAGTGATAGGTTTTTGGAAAGCTAAGGTAAGAGAGGTTAACAGAACTAATGCAGTATACATGATCTTTCCAAGGAAAACATAAACTCTAAGAAGCTGCAACATCTTGGAGAATTCCTAATTATCATACACATGCACTAATGTTTTACACTGCTGTACCTTTAACGATTTTTGAATTGATGGAGTGAAATAACTAAACAGTAAATGATTGTGCATGACTTATCAATGAAGCTCAATGAAAAAAgccaaaataaaaatgatgatttcAGCTGAGAATACGAAAAACGTTCGAGCCACAAGGGATCGAAATAGTGTTGCATATGGGACTCAAAATGTGGATTCTATTGCCTGGCACAatgtaattgttttttttttacacttgATAATCAAAATCCGTCTAGAAGCGAACATTGAACCTTTGATGAATGTGTTTTATATCTAAATATAAGCTTCCTTCCTACCGCTTTGTATTAACCTGCTTTGCGTCGCGCGGTTTCACAAGCTGTACGTTTTTGCTCGTCGTTGATAAGTGTGTGGAGCCAGTTGTGTACATCTGTATCAAGAGTATAAAACATGGGTGACGGTGCGTGAAACATTCAGTTTCCATTCGCTATCGGCACAGTGAGGAGCATTTTAAAACGCCGTGGAACCGTTTGACCTTCAATACCATAAGCGGTTCACACATCATGAGGCAGTGAGTTTCGAGCAATTGGGAGCAAGATTTAACGATGCAAATGTGTTCCTAGAATACCTAGAAGCCATGGTGTAGTTAGTTGACGGCCCCAGTATTGCACTTTTGACTCTACATATATCATTAGATTGTCAATGGCTGATGTAATCTTTGATTAGACCATCTAGGTTACAAAGTGTGGTCCTAGGAGTGGTCTGATAATACCCAGATATCCGTCGAATAATAATCGTTTTTATTTCAGAGTTCAATTGGTACTGCTGATAGTTTACCTTGCACAACATGGTGCCTGGGCCCAGACGTCATCTCAAGAACGTTCCGCCGTTACTTCGAACTCAGTCGAATGTGCAGACATTGGAATGAGTATGCTCGACAAGGGAGGATCAGCCGCGGATGCAGCCATTGCTACCTTGCTATGCGAAGGTGTTGCGCTTCCTCAGAGCATGGGCATCGGTGGTGGATTCGTGCTCACCATTTATAATAAAGCGACAGGACTCGTTGAGTCGTTAGATTCGCGCGAAgtagcaccggcagcggccaacaaaaacatgtaTGTCGGCAAAGGGGATGCTTCAGTTGTTGGTGGGTTATCGATAGCGGTACCAGGTGAAATCAAAGGCTACTGGCAGTTACACCAGAAGTATGGAAAACTTCCATGGAAGACGTTGTTCACTCCGGCGATAGAATTATGCACAAATGGTTCTCTGGTAACAAGCTTTCTGGCGAAGATATTGCAGGAACAAAAGGCCGACATTCTGAGTACGCCAGAATTAGTCAAATTATTCATAAATCCTCTTACAAACGATACCTTCAAGCAAGGAGATAGAATCAAGCGGCCAATGCTGGCTGAAACCTTCAAAGTGATCGCAGTGGAAGGAGCAAGTGCATTGTACGATAGAAATGGCACCATTTTACCCAAACTGATGAACGATCTGCGTAGGGCAGGAAGCATTCTGACGGAAAATGATTTCTACAATTATCGGTAATCCATCATCGTGCAAAGATGTTATAGCAAATCAATTAAACTTAACCCTTTTCAGCCCGGAATGGCTTAAGCCGGCTCAGACGAAACTGAAGAATATCTACAATCTGTACTCTATGCCACTTCCGGGAAGCGGTCAGGTTTTAAGCTATATGCTCTCCATTCTCGATGGTTACAAGGACCTATCGGTGAATGACCCGTTCACGTGGCAACGAATAGTCGAGGCTTTCAAGCATGGTTATGGTATGCGTACGAAGCTTGGCGATCCCCGCTTCGTCCCGAGCGTCAGTACAGTGATACAGAAAATGACCAACAAAAACTACGTGGCTTATGTGCGAGATTTGATCTTCAGTAATATGACTTTCGAAAACTATGATT
The sequence above is a segment of the Anopheles darlingi chromosome 2, idAnoDarlMG_H_01, whole genome shotgun sequence genome. Coding sequences within it:
- the LOC125950230 gene encoding scoloptoxin SSD14-like, whose product is MRQVQLVLLIVYLAQHGAWAQTSSQERSAVTSNSVECADIGMSMLDKGGSAADAAIATLLCEGVALPQSMGIGGGFVLTIYNKATGLVESLDSREVAPAAANKNMYVGKGDASVVGGLSIAVPGEIKGYWQLHQKYGKLPWKTLFTPAIELCTNGSLVTSFLAKILQEQKADILSTPELVKLFINPLTNDTFKQGDRIKRPMLAETFKVIAVEGASALYDRNGTILPKLMNDLRRAGSILTENDFYNYRPEWLKPAQTKLKNIYNLYSMPLPGSGQVLSYMLSILDGYKDLSVNDPFTWQRIVEAFKHGYGMRTKLGDPRFVPSVSTVIQKMTNKNYVAYVRDLIFSNMTFENYDYYGADFAATNDSGTAHISVLASNGDAVSVTSTINALFGSLVVSNSTGIILNDEMDDFSTPGLINVYGLSPSQANFIVPGKRPLSSMSPTIIVDRNGDVRLVVGGAGGSKITTSVLMLILRTIYFKQSLCDAINAPRLHHQLAPMQVQYEKEFDKTLISGLASRGHKVVESQDDSGFAALTAIFKRGSYISAAYDRRRAGSVAIRPRTTGIANCY